The following are encoded together in the Streptomyces sp. NBC_00358 genome:
- a CDS encoding ABC transporter permease, with translation MKKFDKERLLLGVAGPVIALVVAVALTSIVLLASGKSPIEPYTIMFQQATFSDIQVLIINQASLYYIAALAVAIGFRMNLFNIGVDGQYQLAAMMAAIVGAHVALPAVLQVPLLMLTAICTGAFWAGIAGVLKVTRGVSEVVATIMLNAIATSVIAYLWLPDVFGVKLGNNNTTGEMHKSGWIPGFNMGDAGEIYGLVILAVLLGIGYWIVLNRTRFGFDLRASGASESAAAASGVDPKRMVLTAMLLSGGIAGLAGLPILLGDTHTYSLNFPVGIGFLGIGIALLGRNSPVGIAFAALLWAWLDKASPELDFHGYDKEIAVIMQGLIVIAVVVSYEAVREWGLRRQQRRVGAEIAAGNVLGATDNTEKEVAGQ, from the coding sequence ATGAAGAAGTTCGACAAGGAGCGCCTGCTCCTCGGGGTGGCCGGACCGGTCATCGCGCTCGTCGTCGCCGTGGCGCTGACCTCGATCGTGCTGCTCGCCTCGGGCAAGAGCCCGATCGAGCCGTACACGATCATGTTCCAGCAGGCGACGTTCTCCGACATCCAGGTCCTGATCATCAACCAGGCCTCGCTGTACTACATCGCGGCACTGGCGGTGGCCATCGGCTTCCGGATGAACCTCTTCAACATCGGTGTGGACGGCCAGTACCAGCTCGCCGCCATGATGGCCGCGATCGTCGGCGCGCACGTCGCGCTGCCGGCCGTGCTCCAGGTCCCGCTGCTGATGCTGACCGCGATCTGCACCGGCGCGTTCTGGGCCGGAATCGCCGGTGTCCTCAAGGTCACCCGCGGGGTCAGCGAGGTCGTCGCGACGATCATGCTGAACGCGATCGCGACCTCCGTCATCGCCTACCTGTGGCTGCCCGACGTCTTCGGCGTCAAGCTCGGCAACAACAACACCACCGGCGAGATGCACAAGTCCGGCTGGATCCCCGGGTTCAACATGGGTGACGCGGGCGAGATCTACGGCCTGGTCATCCTCGCCGTGCTCCTCGGCATCGGCTACTGGATCGTTCTCAACCGCACCCGCTTCGGCTTCGACCTGCGCGCCTCCGGCGCCTCCGAGTCCGCCGCCGCGGCCAGCGGTGTCGACCCCAAGCGCATGGTGCTCACCGCGATGCTGCTCTCCGGCGGCATCGCCGGACTCGCGGGTCTGCCGATCCTGCTCGGCGACACCCACACGTACAGCCTCAACTTCCCTGTCGGCATCGGCTTCCTCGGCATCGGTATCGCGCTGCTCGGCCGCAACAGCCCCGTCGGCATCGCGTTCGCGGCCCTGCTGTGGGCCTGGCTCGACAAGGCCTCGCCCGAGCTCGACTTCCACGGGTACGACAAGGAAATCGCGGTCATCATGCAGGGCCTGATCGTGATCGCGGTCGTGGTCTCGTACGAGGCCGTCCGCGAGTGGGGTCTGCGCCGCCAGCAGCGCCGCGTCGGCGCGGAAATCGCCGCGGGCAACGTCCTCGGCGCCACCGACAACACCGAGAAGGAGGTGGCTGGCCAGTGA
- a CDS encoding ABC transporter permease: MSLPVLLLVIAGALALTSIVRIITGADGITNVSQMSTALELAVPIGLAGLGGLWAERSGVVNIGLEGMMILGTWFGAWAGYQWGPWTGLLVGVIGGAVGGLLHAIMTVTFNVNHIVSGVAINILALGVTRYLSPLAFEGVPGGSAKQSPPVDSLGQFTVPGLSDWLTTLNSKGWFFVSDVAGLLGGLVTDVSWLTLIAVALIPATWWILWRTPFGLRLRSCGENPIAAESLGVNVYKYKYIAVIISGGLAGLGGVFLSIVANPFYLEGQTAGRGYIGLAAMIFGNWMPGGLALGAVLFGYTDSLNLRGGSENVHALLLLGAILLVIGAIWLAVKKKYVSAAITLVVGVLVFLWYATTNEVPSQIVSATPYVITLLVLSLSAQRLRMPKADGLPYRKGQGK; the protein is encoded by the coding sequence ATGTCGCTTCCCGTCCTCCTGCTGGTGATCGCGGGCGCCCTGGCGCTGACCTCGATCGTCCGCATCATCACGGGCGCCGACGGCATCACCAACGTCAGCCAGATGTCGACCGCGCTCGAACTGGCCGTCCCGATCGGCCTGGCCGGTCTCGGCGGTCTGTGGGCCGAGCGCTCCGGCGTCGTCAACATCGGCCTCGAAGGCATGATGATCCTCGGCACATGGTTCGGTGCCTGGGCCGGCTACCAGTGGGGCCCGTGGACCGGCCTCCTGGTCGGCGTCATCGGCGGCGCCGTCGGCGGTCTGCTGCACGCGATCATGACGGTCACCTTCAACGTCAACCACATCGTGTCCGGTGTGGCCATCAACATCCTGGCGCTCGGTGTCACCCGCTATCTCTCCCCGCTCGCCTTCGAGGGCGTCCCGGGCGGCTCGGCCAAGCAGTCCCCGCCGGTCGACTCGCTCGGCCAGTTCACCGTGCCAGGGCTCTCCGACTGGCTCACCACCCTGAACTCCAAGGGCTGGTTCTTCGTCTCGGACGTCGCGGGTCTGCTCGGCGGCCTGGTCACCGACGTCTCCTGGCTGACGCTGATCGCCGTCGCGCTGATCCCCGCCACCTGGTGGATCCTGTGGCGCACCCCGTTCGGTCTGCGCCTGCGGTCCTGCGGTGAGAACCCGATCGCGGCCGAGTCGCTCGGCGTGAACGTCTACAAGTACAAGTACATCGCGGTGATCATCTCCGGCGGTCTGGCCGGCCTCGGCGGTGTCTTCCTCTCCATCGTCGCCAACCCCTTCTACCTGGAGGGCCAGACCGCCGGCCGCGGCTACATCGGTCTCGCCGCGATGATCTTCGGCAACTGGATGCCCGGCGGACTGGCCCTGGGAGCGGTCCTGTTCGGCTACACCGACAGCCTCAACCTGCGCGGCGGCTCGGAGAACGTCCACGCCCTGCTGCTGCTCGGCGCCATCCTGCTCGTCATCGGCGCGATCTGGCTCGCGGTCAAGAAGAAGTACGTGTCCGCCGCCATCACCCTGGTCGTCGGCGTCCTCGTCTTCCTCTGGTACGCCACGACCAACGAGGTGCCCAGCCAGATCGTCTCGGCCACGCCGTACGTCATCACCCTGCTCGTCCTCTCGCTGTCGGCGCAGCGCCTGCGCATGCCGAAGGCGGACGGCCTGCCGTACCGGAAGGGACAGGGCAAGTGA
- a CDS encoding cytidine deaminase — MTSAGAASADVDWEELREVARTAMSRAYAPYSEYPVGAAARVDDGRIISGCNVENASYGLGLCAECGLVSELHTTGGGRLTHFTCVDGRGEILVPCGRCRQLLFEFGGGDLILETPDGLVTLSEMLPQAFGPGHLTK, encoded by the coding sequence GTGACGTCCGCCGGCGCGGCGTCCGCGGACGTCGACTGGGAGGAGCTGCGGGAGGTGGCCCGTACGGCGATGTCCCGCGCGTACGCCCCCTACTCGGAGTACCCGGTCGGCGCCGCCGCCCGCGTCGACGACGGCCGGATCATCTCCGGCTGCAACGTCGAGAACGCCTCCTACGGCCTCGGCCTGTGCGCCGAGTGCGGTCTGGTCTCCGAGCTGCACACCACCGGCGGCGGCCGGCTGACGCACTTCACGTGCGTCGACGGGCGGGGCGAGATCCTCGTCCCGTGCGGACGCTGCCGGCAGCTCCTGTTCGAGTTCGGCGGGGGCGATCTGATCCTGGAGACGCCGGACGGGCTCGTGACCCTCTCCGAGATGCTGCCGCAGGCCTTCGGCCCCGGACATCTCACCAAGTAA
- a CDS encoding ABC transporter ATP-binding protein, protein MNASSSPPAGAVDGQPTAVELAGITKRFPGVVANHDIHLSVRKGTVHALVGENGAGKSTLMKILYGMQKPDEGTIAVDGEQVTFSSPADAIGRGIGMVHQHFMLADNLTVLENVVLGSEKLYGIGGKARRKIVELSERYGLGVRPDLLVEELGVADRQRVEILKVLYRGARILILDEPTAVLVPQEVDALFENLRELKAEGLSVIFISHKLGEVLSVADDITVIRRGTTVGTAVPSETTPRQLAELMVGSELPTPETSESTVTDRAVIEVEDLTVFAKGSVSMGKGSAALLMDEVERGAVRLVLDHVSFTIHAGEVMGIAGVEGNGQTELIDALIGLKGADSGVIRFAGDDITGLSTRKRRENGIGYIPEDRHRHGLLLEAPLWENRILGHVTEKPNAKGVWIDIKGAQQDTRRIVEEYDVRTPGIDVTAASLSGGNQQKLIVGREMSHKPKFLIAAHPTRGVDVGAQAQIWDQIRAARREGLAVLLISADLDELIGLSDTLRVIYNGKLVADADPATITPEELGSAMTGAASGHLENEELAEAAELEEPAENPADAPEDEAR, encoded by the coding sequence ATCAACGCGTCCAGCAGCCCTCCGGCCGGCGCGGTCGACGGTCAGCCGACCGCTGTCGAACTCGCCGGGATCACCAAGCGATTCCCTGGCGTCGTGGCCAACCACGACATCCACCTCAGCGTCCGCAAGGGCACCGTGCACGCCCTCGTCGGCGAGAACGGCGCCGGCAAGTCGACGCTGATGAAGATTCTCTACGGCATGCAGAAGCCGGACGAGGGCACCATCGCCGTCGACGGCGAGCAGGTCACCTTCTCGTCGCCCGCGGACGCCATCGGCCGCGGCATCGGCATGGTCCACCAGCACTTCATGCTGGCCGACAACCTCACCGTCCTGGAGAACGTCGTCCTGGGCAGCGAGAAGCTGTACGGCATCGGCGGCAAGGCCCGCCGCAAGATCGTCGAGCTCTCCGAGCGCTACGGCCTCGGGGTCCGCCCCGACCTCCTGGTCGAGGAGCTCGGTGTCGCCGACCGGCAGCGCGTGGAGATCCTCAAGGTCCTCTACCGCGGCGCCCGCATCCTGATCCTGGACGAGCCCACCGCCGTCCTCGTGCCGCAGGAGGTCGACGCCCTCTTCGAGAACCTGCGCGAACTCAAGGCCGAGGGACTGTCGGTCATCTTCATCTCGCACAAGCTGGGCGAGGTCCTCTCGGTCGCCGACGACATCACGGTCATCCGGCGCGGTACGACGGTCGGCACCGCCGTGCCGTCCGAGACGACCCCGCGTCAGCTCGCCGAGCTGATGGTCGGCAGCGAACTGCCGACGCCGGAGACCTCCGAGTCGACGGTCACCGACCGGGCCGTCATCGAGGTCGAGGACCTGACGGTCTTCGCCAAGGGCTCGGTGTCGATGGGCAAGGGCTCCGCGGCCCTGCTCATGGACGAGGTGGAGCGCGGCGCCGTACGGCTCGTCCTCGACCATGTCTCCTTCACCATCCACGCCGGTGAGGTGATGGGTATCGCCGGTGTCGAGGGCAACGGCCAGACCGAACTCATCGACGCGCTGATCGGCCTCAAGGGCGCCGACTCCGGTGTCATCCGCTTCGCGGGCGACGACATCACCGGCCTCTCGACGCGCAAGCGCCGCGAGAACGGCATCGGCTACATCCCCGAGGACCGCCACCGCCACGGCCTCCTCCTGGAAGCCCCCCTCTGGGAGAACCGCATCCTCGGCCACGTCACCGAGAAGCCCAACGCCAAGGGCGTCTGGATCGACATCAAGGGCGCCCAGCAGGACACCCGCCGCATCGTCGAGGAGTACGACGTCCGTACCCCCGGCATCGACGTCACCGCGGCCTCGCTGTCCGGCGGCAACCAGCAGAAGCTGATCGTCGGCCGCGAGATGAGCCACAAGCCGAAGTTCCTGATCGCCGCCCACCCCACCCGCGGTGTGGACGTCGGCGCGCAGGCGCAGATCTGGGACCAGATCCGCGCGGCGCGCCGCGAAGGGCTCGCCGTCCTGCTGATCTCCGCCGACCTGGACGAGCTGATCGGCCTGTCCGACACCCTCCGGGTGATCTACAACGGCAAGCTGGTCGCGGACGCGGACCCGGCCACCATCACCCCGGAGGAACTCGGCTCGGCCATGACCGGTGCCGCCTCCGGACACCTGGAGAACGAGGAGCTCGCCGAAGCGGCCGAGCTCGAAGAGCCCGCCGAGAACCCGGCGGACGCCCCGGAAGACGAGGCCCGCTGA
- a CDS encoding thymidine phosphorylase: MAMDAVSVIRTKRDRAELTDQQIDWVIDAYTRGEVADYQMAALNMAILLNGMNRREIARWTAAMIASGERMEFSSLSRPTADKHSTGGVGDKITLPLAPLVAACGAAVPQLSGRGLGHTGGTLDKLESIPGWRALLSNEEMLHVLDTTGAVICAAGDGLAPADKKLYALRDVTGTVEAIPLIASSIMSKKIAEGTGSLVLDVKVGTGAFMKTIEDARELASTMVGLGTDHGVKTVALLTDMSTPLGLTAGNALEVRESVEVLAGGGPADVVELTIALAREMLDAAGIKDADPAKALADGSAMDVWRRMIAAQGGDPDATLPVAREQHVVTASASGVLTRLDAYDIGIAAWRLGAGRARKEDPVQAGAGVELHAKPGDTVTAGQPLMTLHTDTPDRFEYALQGVEGSYDIAPAGTDFKPSPIVLDRIA; this comes from the coding sequence ATGGCCATGGACGCCGTCTCTGTCATCCGCACCAAGCGGGACCGCGCCGAACTCACCGATCAGCAGATCGACTGGGTCATCGACGCGTACACCCGCGGCGAGGTCGCCGACTACCAGATGGCCGCCCTCAACATGGCGATCCTGCTCAACGGCATGAACCGCCGTGAGATCGCCCGCTGGACGGCCGCGATGATCGCCTCGGGCGAGCGCATGGAGTTCTCCTCCCTGTCCCGCCCGACCGCCGACAAGCACTCCACGGGCGGGGTCGGCGACAAGATCACCCTCCCGCTGGCCCCGCTCGTCGCCGCCTGCGGCGCGGCGGTGCCCCAGCTCTCCGGGCGCGGCCTCGGCCACACCGGCGGCACCCTGGACAAGCTGGAGTCGATCCCGGGCTGGCGCGCGCTGCTGTCCAACGAGGAGATGCTGCACGTCCTCGACACCACGGGCGCGGTCATCTGCGCGGCCGGCGACGGCCTCGCCCCCGCCGACAAGAAGCTCTACGCGCTGCGCGACGTCACCGGCACGGTCGAGGCGATCCCGCTCATCGCCTCCTCGATCATGTCCAAGAAGATCGCCGAGGGCACCGGCTCGCTCGTCCTGGACGTGAAGGTCGGCACCGGCGCCTTCATGAAGACCATCGAGGACGCCCGCGAGCTGGCCTCCACGATGGTGGGCCTGGGCACCGACCACGGGGTGAAGACCGTCGCGCTCCTCACGGACATGTCGACCCCGCTCGGCCTGACCGCGGGCAACGCCCTGGAGGTCCGTGAGTCCGTCGAGGTCCTCGCCGGCGGCGGCCCCGCCGACGTCGTCGAGCTCACCATCGCCCTCGCGCGCGAGATGCTCGACGCGGCCGGGATCAAGGACGCCGACCCGGCGAAGGCCCTCGCCGACGGCTCCGCCATGGACGTGTGGCGCCGCATGATCGCCGCGCAGGGCGGCGACCCGGACGCCACGCTGCCCGTCGCCCGCGAGCAGCACGTCGTGACCGCCTCGGCCTCCGGGGTGCTGACCCGCCTCGACGCGTACGACATCGGGATCGCCGCCTGGCGCCTCGGTGCCGGACGCGCCCGCAAGGAGGACCCGGTGCAGGCCGGCGCGGGTGTCGAGCTGCACGCCAAGCCGGGCGACACGGTGACCGCGGGCCAGCCCCTCATGACCCTCCACACGGACACCCCGGACCGCTTCGAGTACGCGCTCCAGGGGGTCGAGGGCTCGTACGACATCGCGCCGGCCGGAACGGACTTCAAGCCGTCCCCGATCGTGCTGGACCGTATCGCCTGA